From a single Pelodiscus sinensis isolate JC-2024 chromosome 4, ASM4963464v1, whole genome shotgun sequence genomic region:
- the PCNX4 gene encoding pecanex-like protein 4, which translates to MGPDVPLLNYYKQEFFLKRFPQTVLGGPRFKLGYCAPPYVYVNQIILFLTPWVLGGVGTLLYQLDIMKDYYTATLSGGLMLVTALILQMTNLYARQKTVTVERMQIQNTLTDEDEYEFSSCVGSETVKFIIPGKKFIINTVFHSFLAGIMCGLGTWYLLPNRITLLYNSIGGTVVIFVFGWVTICIGEYSLIINTATETATFQALDTYEITALIRPFYIFVFIAVDLVHRFAVNIPVLEQTNQILHILFLFLPLLWALGILPPLDALFLWGMEQVLEFGLGGSPMSSNIRLLVMFLISAGTAIATYFIPSTVGVVLFMTGFGFILSLNLSEIGLAYKHTTISHLTSNKSKTISCGPRIYLGWREFFFYLTVLTLALIEASLLHHFAGFSLFSRASPQAVVSYILIILLIIMWLLREIQGVYLFGIFRNPFYPKDVRTVTVFMETQRRLMEVGVVRRILLTLVSPFAMIAFLSLDSSLHSLHSVSICIGFTRSFRMVWQNTECALLEMVVVAIVQMLLFNTDVWWNRSIDTGIRLLLVGVIRDRLLQLISKLQFAVVVLLTSWTEKKQRRKSTATLITLNIVFFPIVLAFIAISTLLSSPLVPLFTLPIFLIGFPRPIRSWPGPVGATACVCSDTIYYQQVVPSLATALQSALAAGSLGLVLPGSHYLCRFQDRLIWILVLERGFTYCCVTIKGLELQETSCHTAEAHRVDEVFEMAFERQDQAETFTLNLHFGNILTPCTALPVRLYSDARSVLSGIIDSHENLKQLKDDLIKVLIWMLVQYCYKQSKMCEKLDKTTKNKEGSFPLAQTKTFNSTVEKPRPIKDEDTLSVGTVADWTDDSDLFDLEPSRTRERKETELLETAPGTLPSIPGSVELQSAVGALQETAPAEKLYKAVVLGLPAVDKGKRQEVVSLPLAEFSCSYSELLSIPEEWRTAPIPTSKLREMRQRFPEDWYHFVLSQLDFFHLKDKPSTLLEDITKDKALKELYIHGVLSCCFGLFGLDNTVPTPTHVFRAYTGGIPWCVGLDWLTGKPELFQLALKAFRYTFKLMVDKASLGPVENFKELINYLEEYESDWYIGLVSDLEWQQAVLQEKPYLFSLGHDLNMGVYTGRVLTLQELLVQVGKLNDEAVRGQWANLSWELLYATNDDEERYSIQAHPVLLRNLTVQAADPPLGYPVYSSAPLHVPLL; encoded by the exons ATGGGTCCAGATGTTCCTCTTCTGAATTATTACAAACAGGAGTTCTTCTTGAAGCGCTTTCCACAGACTGTTTTGGGAGGTCCTCGATTTAAATTAGGCTATTGTGCACCTCCTTACGTATATGTGAATCAGATCATTCTTTTCCTGACACCATGGGTTTTGGGAGGAGTAGGAACTCTTTTGTATCAGTTAGACATTATGAAAGACTATTACACCGCTACACTTTCAGGAGGACTAATGCTTGTTACAGCACTTATTCTCCAGATGACAAATCTGTATGCAAGACAGAAAACAGTGACAGTAGAAAGAATGCAAATTCAGAATACCCTAACGGATGAAGATGAGTATGAATTTTCCAGCTGTGTGGGTTCAGAGACAGTTAAATTTATTATTCCAGGCAAGAAATTTATAATCAATACTGTATTTCATTCTTTTCTTGCTGGGATAATGTGTGGTTTAGGAACTTGGTATTTGCTGCCAAACAGAATAACCTTGCTGTATAATAGCATTGGAGGAACTGTTGTGATCTTTGTGTTTGGATGGGTGACTATATGTATAGGAGAATATTCTTTAATCATAAACACAGCTACAGAGACAGCTACTTTTCAAGCACTGGATACTTATGAAATTACTGCTCTGATCAGACCTTTCTATATTTTTGTCTTTATTGCAGTGGATCTTGTACACAG GTTTGCAGTTAACATACCAGTTTTAGAACAGACAAACCAGATTTTGCACATCTTATTTCTGTTTTTGCCACTTTTGTGGGCATTGGGGATTCTGCCCCCACTTGATGCACTTTTTCTATGGGGAATGGAACAAGTGTTGGAGTTTGGCCTAGGAGGTTCACCCATGTCAAGTAATATAAG GTTGTTAGTAATGTTTCTCATTTCTGCTGGAACAGCTATAGCGACGTATTTCATTCCCAGCACTGTTGGTGTGGTCCTCTTCATGACTGGATTTGGGTTCATACTCAGTCTTAACCTAAGTGAGATTGGTTTAGCCTATAAGCACACTACAATCAGCCATTTAACTTCCAACAAGTCTAAGACAATATCCTGTGGTCCGAGGATATACTTGGGTTGGAGGGAATTCTTTTTCTATTTGACTGTCTTGACGTTGGCTCTCATAGAAGCCAGCTTGCTGCATCACTTTGCTGGTTTTTCATTATTTTCCAGAGCCAGTCCCCAGGCTGTAGTGAGTTACATTCTGATCATATTACTTATAATTATGTGGCTTCTTAGAGAGATTCAGGGAGTGTACTTGTTTGGAATCTTCCGAAATCCTTTTTATCCAAAGGATGTCAGGACTGTGACGGTGTTCATGGAGACACAAAGAAGGCTTATGGAAGTTGGTGTTGTCAGAAGGATTTTACTAACACTAG TTTCTCCATTTGCTATGATAGCATTTCTTTCATTAGACAGTTCCCTACATAGtcttcattctgtttccatttgcaTTGGATTCACAAGAAGCTTTAGAATG GTTTGGCAAAATACAGAGTGCGCCCTGTTGGAGATGGTGGTTGTAGCAATAGTGCAGATGTTACTATTTAATACAGATGTGTGGTGGAACAGAAGCATTGATACAGGAATCAGACTCTtactg GTTGGTGTAATTCGGGATCGATTACTTCAGCTGATCTCAAAACTACAGTTTGCAGTAGTTGTTCTCTTGACATCATGGACAGAGAAAAAGCAACGTCGGAAATCTACTGCCACCTTAATTACACTCAACATTGTTTTCTTCCCAATTGTACTGGCCTTCATAGCTATCTCTACACTGCTTTCTTCTCCCTTGGTGCCACTTTTCACTCTACCAATATTTTTGATTGGATTTCCTAGACCTATCCGAAGCTGGCCTGGACCTGTGGGTGCAACTGCATGTGTTTGTTCAGATACCATATACTACCAGCAGGTGGTTCCAAGTTTGGCCACTGCGCTGCAGTCTGCACTAGCAGCTGGTAGTTTAG GTCTCGTCTTACCTGGCTCACACTACTTGTGCCGTTTTCAGGACAGACTGATATGGATATTGGTGCTAGAAAGAGGCTTCACATACTGCTGTGTGACTATTAAG GGGCTAGAATTGCAGGAAACTTCCTGCCACACTGCAGAAGCTCACAGAGTGGATGAAGTTTTTGAAATGGCCTTTGAACGCCAGGATCAAGCAGAGACTTTCACACTCAATCTTCATTTTGGAAACATTTTAACCCCTTGTACAGCTCTACCTGTGAGATTATATTCTGATGCCAGGAGCGTCTTGTCTGGAATCATTGATTCACATGAGAACTTAAAGCAACTGAAAGATGATTTGATTAAAGTGCTTATATGGATGCTTGTCCAGTATTGCTATAAACAATCAAAAATGTGTGAGAAGCTGGACAAAACAACAAAGAACAAAGAAGGGTCATTTCCATTAGCCCAGACCAAAACATTTAACAGTACAGTAGAAAAACCTAGGCCCATAAAGGATGAAGATACCTTAAGTGTAGGTACAGTTGCGGATTGGACAGATGATAGTGATCTTTTTGATCTTGAGCCCAGCAGaacaagagaaagaaaagaaaccgAGCTGTTAGAAACTGCACCAGGAACACTTCCATCTATTCCAGGATCGGTAGAACTGCAGAGTGCAGTTGGTGCTCTGCAAGAGACAGCACCTGCAGAAAAACTCTACAAAGCTGTTGTGCTGGGACTCCCTGCAGTAGACAAAGGGAAGAGGCAAGAAGTTGTAAGCTTACCTCTAGCTGAATTTAGCTGCTCTTACTCTGAGTTACTAAGTATACCGGAGGAGTGGAGAACTGCACCCATACCTACTTCCAAACTCAGAGAGATGAGGCAGAGGTTTCCAGAAGACTGGTACCATTTTGTTTTGAGTCAACtggatttttttcatttgaaagacAAGCCTTCCACTTTACTTGAAGACATTACTAAAGACAAAGCATTGAAAGAGTTGTACATCCATGGTGTATTGTcttgttgttttggtttgtttggatTAGACAATACTGTTCCCACTCCTACTCATGTATTCAGAGCATACACTGGTGGCATTCCATGGTGTGTTGGTTTGGATTGGCTAACTGGAAAACCAGAGCTGTTCCAACTAGCACTGAAAGCATTCAG ATATACATTTAAGCTCATGGTTGATAAAGCAAGTCTGGGTCCAGTAGAGAACTTCAAAGAGCTGATTAACTATCTGGAAGAATATGAAAGTGACTGGTACATTGGCTTAGTATCAGATCTTGAGTGGCAACAAGCAGTTTTACAAGAAAAGCCGTACCTTTTCTCTTTGGGACATGATCTTAACATG GGAGTTTACACTGGGAGAGTGCTTACTCTTCAGGAATTGTTAGTGCAGGTTGGCAAGCTCAACGACGAAGCTGTCAGAGGTCAATGGGCAAATCTTTCGTGGGAGCTGCTGTATGCTACCAATGATGATGAAGAACGCTACAGTATACAAGCTCACCCCGTTCTTCTGAGAAACCTAACAGTGCAAGCAGCAGACCCACCTCTTGGCTACCCTGTTTATTCGTCTGCTCCTCTCCATGTGCCTTTGTTGTAG